From the Leishmania braziliensis MHOM/BR/75/M2904 contig, possible fusion of chromosomes 20 and 34 genome, the window TCAcgtccgcggcgctgccctgCACTACGCTATTGAAGGCCTGCCGCTCCGCGTACGACCGTCGCGAGAGCACCGTGCTGCAGATGTCCGGCAGGTACCGCAGGCGACCACTGAGAGTGCGCACAAACCCATTGGCGCGGGTTTCCGCGATGACGCGGCGGTGATAGGTGTTGATGCCGGGAAACGCATTTGTCAGCAACGAAGTGATGTGCAGCGCCCGATCAACCGTAACGCCCATGTGCGTCGCGAGTGTCTTTGGGCCAGCACCGTAGAGCACGCCAAAGACGACACGCTTGGCCAGACTGCGCTCCTCAGTGCTGACGGGCTTCTTCTTGAAGACCACCTCGGCAATCGTCTGGTGAATGTCCGCCGAGCTTGTCAGGGCCTTGACCAATGCGGGGTCGCCACACAAGTGCGCTAATACGCGTAGTTCGATCTGTTGGTAGTCTATGGACAAGAGCACGCACCCGGCAGCTGCGACAAAGCAGCGCCGAAACCCCAAAAGGtcttcctcgccctcctcctcggtggAGGTGATGCCATTACGTGGAAGATTCTGAAGATTCGGCTCAACGCAGGATAGTCGTCCAGTGTCCGTACCCTCCTGAAGAAAGTTTGGGTGCAGTGTGGCGTAACCAGTCGCAGGAAGGATGACCTCGTCTGCCTGCATCGTatacgcctcctcctcgccgttcCGCTGATTTCGTGCTGGCCGTGGCTCGGCGCCGCTAGGGCTGTGTCTGTTGTTGCCCGCATGAAGCCGGCGATCCACAAATGGACTGTCGTCGTTCACATCTACACCTTCTCTCAGCAACGACGGCCGCTCGGCGACGGCGCGCTCATCATCGtcgtacagctgctgctgcccttccCTGGCGCCACTAGTTTCTGTCTCAGTGCCAACGCCGTCGCGAGAAAGAGGTGGGCTTGTCTTCGACCTGGAGCGCACCACGGCGTAGCTCATCATCCCTTCGATATATGTCTGCATCAGCTTTGACACCTTGCGATAGCGCAACAGACACGCAGGAAACTCGTGATGCCGCGCGAGGGCACGCAGTGTGTCCTCCGCCGTCGACAGTCGTCCCCCTTTCGTGATTATGAGACCAGTGGTACCAACCGCTTCGGCACTTTCAGATTGCACCAAGTACTTACCCAGCTGAAGCACCTCATAAAGTGCCTTGCGGCACTGATCATGACTCTGTATGTTGAACTCCTCGCCGAGCTCCGGGACAAGCTTGTGGGCAAGGCCGCGTTGCCGCGCCATCTCCGTCTCGCAGCTCATTTGGTAGCGACGAACTTCATGCAGATCCACGGGCATGCCATTGTACTTGAGAAGCGCCAGCAGAGGCGCAATCCGCTTTTCCTGCCTTAGGAATGCTTGCAGGAGCCCTTTGCTGCCCAGCAGCCCGTAGAGACTGCGGTACACGGTTGCCAAGTAGTACACCTGATGGGCTAgctggcgctgtgcgggCGTCagaggtggcgcaggtgtTGTTGCAACGGCAGTTCCAGTGCTTTCTGCAAAGCTGCCCCTTGCGGGCGAGAGGCGCTCTACAGGGCTTGTCTTCTCCAGCTGCACGTTTGGCGGTAGCTTCCCACCGCAAACGTGCAAGAGCAGCTGCCCGTAGTCGTAGAGAACGCTGCTGTCCGTGTCACTTGCCCCGGTcacggtggtggcagagCCTTCCCCCGCTAAGGCGTACGCGGGGGAAGGAGGCTTCGGCAGAGTACTTGCCATGTGCAGCTGAGCCATCCACGCCATCACGCGCACATCACTGACACAGTACGACCACAGTGTGCCCTTGCAGTAAGCGAGTAGTGCCACCAGGAGCACCTGCGCGTTGAAGGTAATGAGTTCCACTCCGGGTAGCTCCGTGAGGATACGGCACAGAAACGTCAAGCCAACGGTCTGTGCCGGCAGCCCGTACATGTCATCTTTCCACCGTATCAGAACAAGCTCCACGTGCTGGTGGCTGCGCACAGGGtcgggggaggagaagcagcacgaGACGCGGTGCTTCGCAGTcttggcgccgctgccgtagTAGGTAAAGTTCGTGCGACACTCCACACTTGcgagggtggtggttgcGTTTCTATTGCCACTGAGAGCTAACACGCCAACAAACAGGGGTGGTGCTTGGATACGATCCGGGTCATTAAGGGCACGGCGCACGTCGCTGAACAGCCCCTCGGCTGAGTCCTGCAGATAGACGTAAGGGACGGAGATTGTGGCGACCGCGGCCGGTTCACTCTGCAGATTCGACATTGCACTCCCGCCAGCTTCGGAAGAAGccaaggaaaagagagtgcGAGGAGTCAGCATTGTCTGCAGAGTTTGGTTAGAGACACCGTGGAAGATtgcgtcgtcgccaccgtgCCCTCTTGTTTtgcgctttcttttctcgGTGGATACGTCCGCCGCGGTATCGGTGCTGGCACAATCGCGCCTCCGTGCAGTTAGCTTCCTTCGAGCATCAGTGCTGGACGTACTCCGCCCTTgcatggcggcgctggtctCGTCCCGTTCACTGCCTTCGCGTgcttccgcctcctcgtcgccgtcatTGTGGTGCGTCGtcttcgtttctctcctccGTTTTTTGCCGCCCCAGTGCTTCGCTGCCCAGAGGGATggttcgccgccgccgttgcgctTCGGGGGTCCACACCTTTGCgcttcgctgctgtgctgcaccttCTCGGATAGCTTAGCCAGCTCCGCCTGCAGTTGACGCGTGACGTCGGCACAGGCACCGTCGCTTGTGTCAGGGGCATGCTGGGACAGCGTGGCCGGTGCCGGACTACGGATATCAGTGCGCGACACGCTGCGTGGCGGGGGCTTCACAGTTTGCCGCTGGCACACCGTATTCTCACCATCCGTGTGATGTTCGCCATCGTCGCTCAGCACAACTACGTCGTCATTGTCGAGAGCAGATTTCACCACGGCACGGACTCTGGAGCTAGCCTCAGGAAGAGGCCACGGAGAGGCATGTGCGCTGCTTTGCTCGTCATGTGGTGGAAGAGCTAGCGCCGCAGCTCTGTTCAGGCGGCACTGACGTCGCAGTTGGACCTCGTTTTGGGCCTCAGCGCTGTGGAAGCGCGTGTTTTGACGGTATAGGAGAGAGGAATTGGTGGACGTGTCTTGCTCGGGGCGGTGGCAGACGATGGTCTGTggctgcaggcgctgcccctgctgctgctctaaCGGAGGTAACGCCTGCGACGCAACCGCTGTCCCCATCTGTAGCCCGAACTGACGCCACTTGTCTACATTTCGTGTCGTTTCCTCACTTTCAAGCGGTTCCCGAAAGCTTGGCTGTCTCCACGCCGTTGTTTCGCATTGAGGGAGCCCTGAGGCGAGGTTGCCAAAGGCCggagctcctcctctggcAGAGGGGGAAGACGGGCTCCCACCAGGGATGGAGCAGGCAGACCCAGACGGTTTGGCCCCGGCCGTGGAGTTGCGGTGTGTCATTGGCACGACTCGAAAGGAGTAGCGCGTGACATCAGCCGTTCGCTGAAAAGGGTCCATGTCGAGCAGTGCCTGCAATCGCGCAAGTCCAGATAGTTCAATGTCggcgcaaaggaaaacaaatgGAGAACGAAAAGGGGCATCCCAAACAGGAGACAATGTGAAGAGCACGACGAAAGGCCTCTGCTCTCTCGTTCCGTCAATGGTGATCTCTCCGAGGGGTGGTGAGGAAAGGTGAAGAGTGAGGtggtgaagagaggaaatAAAGAGATGGAGTGGatgggaggaagggaggcgcGCCTTGTAGATGGGAGAGGATGATCAGAGGAGTGGGTGGGAAGGCTGCGAGAGACAGTAagctctcccccttttctctcccccccccttgcaTTTTGTGGGCATTTTCTCGGGTTTCTGCCCCGCGTCCGGGTGTCTTTGTCAGCGTGTGTGTTCTGGCAAGCGTGTTAGGGAGCTTTGCAAGAAGAACacagaaagggaggaggggaggggaggggtagaGAAGGGCAGgaacgaggagagagcagcggcagaagagatggagaagTCATAAACAGAGAACACGAAGAGGCACACATGTGCTAGTGGAGCtaacaaaggagagaaagtACAAATTGagcagcgcagaggtggggtggggggatacagcgagagggagaagaggagagaaagagagatgtAGAGCAGAGGGGGGCCTAGTGGACGGCATACGCTCATgtaaagagagaagaaaaacaataaccaaaaaaaaatacgGTAAGAAGAGGCAAAGCAGCGAATAGAgcggtgggagggaggggggggggaagtacTCAAAAAGGAAAAATGGTAATCCACGCgtacgcacatacacacacacagcaccTTGTATGAACAAGAGCACGCACTgggcgaggagagaagaggcgcagacAAAAGCGTTGCAGAGCGTCTCTCCGCAACCATCTTGACaatgcacgtgtgtgtctgcgtgtgtgtccctTGTCATATTTGCCATGCTGATGTGCTGCACGCGACGTGGTTAAAAAAAAGCCACGCGCATGTACACCAAAAGGGACCACACGTAACCACGCATGCAGAATGCGGTTCAAGAGCTGCACctgagcgagcgagcgagagaagtTGAGGGATGCTGTGAAGCTTCCTAACGGGTTGCCACAGAGCAACACACAAGAGGGCACAGCTcggaagcagaaaaaaaagaaggatGCCGCATCTGCAAGGCTCTTCAACTACCTCCTGCGCTCCTCCGGCAGCGAAAACGGCCGCTTCGTTGCCTCGAAAAGCGCTTGCCGGTACGTTGAATCTGCGTAGTCGTCGACGCGACGGCCGCCTAGTCGCAGAAGGCGCTCCGGTGAGCGGAGGAGGTCTAGAAGCTCCACGAAGAGAAGCTGTTCCAGGACCAAGTCACCTACTTGCCCGCTGTTAGCGGAGGAGCGGGCGAGGTACAggtagcgcagcagctccgctaCTGGTTCTGGATTGGCCAGCTGCAAGAGCACGACTCGGTGCGCGTCACCAGCAAAGTAGTTACGAATGTAGCTGCTCATCACCAAAACAAAGCTCGTGTAGAGAGCGATGATGCCGACGCTAGGAATCAGCGAAAAACTGCTTTGCACGACTGCCACATTCTTGGACACAATCACGAACGCCAGTGGGGTTGACTTTTCATCGATCTCCACTGCGGACGCAATCTTTGATGAGCCTGCAGGGCTGGTGGGGGCGTCGGTGGCGAGCGTGTTCTTTGCAGTGTTGCGTTGTCCATCCTCAGCGCACGTTAAGCAGCTGAACCCGCTATATTTCCCCACGCGGTGCAGCGTCAACGAGCAGTTCACCCCTCGCACGTCCAGGCCTGAAAAGAATGAGATGCCCGCGCCAGAACTCAGCACATACGGCGCGTACAGAGACGGTAATGGGACCACAACAGTACGCCACGGGCTTGCCAAATAATCGGTCGTGTCCGCTGAGTCAGCGCTATCCGCTGCATGCCACGCCTTTAGTGCCTCGGCGAGAAGAGCCTGCGAggcaggcggcagcgtgtAGGACTCTTCAAAGTCAACCGCGATCCTTGTGGGCTCACTTGCACGGTCACGTGTGACACGGTTGCGAACAACAAGAGTAACTGCGTCTGCTGTTTTACCGAGCCGGTCGAGAAGTTCCCACAGGGCTGCTGGTGTGTAGGACCACATCCGAGTGCTGCATGGTGCGACATGCGCCGTCTGCCACGTGtccgtggcggcagcgtaGCGCAGAAGCTTCTCGGCTCTCACAACGGTACCATCCCCAAAAAGGGCTGCTGCTTCGTGAAAGCTGGACGGACATACGGTGCTGTCGGCGCTGAACAGCGGCACAGGTGACATCCGAGCGAAGGTCACCTCTGTCGACCAGCCAGTGACGTGGCTCGCGCGCACTTGCGGGCTAAACGTTGAGTAccaaaaaagagggaagaagagcaccaACAGAATGACCGTGAATCCGAACACACCCTGGTAGAGCCGAACCAGGTAGGGGAAGCTGCGACCTTGGTGGTGGCTTGTGTAGTGCAGGTCGTGCATGTCGACGTAGCGCCGATACACCGTGTGGTGGATGTCCTCCAGTAGCATCCAATGCTGTACTTTCAATGCTGTGGCGCTGAACGACCAATCAAGCAGAACACGCAGCTCCATCAGGAATGGCACAGCGCGAAACGTCACATGGCCTACCCAATGAAGGAGATCGGTCTTGATCGTGAAGGGATCATGCAGGCGGTGCAATGCGTAGCCGTGACGTAGCTGCAGAGCGCTACaccagagagaggcaaacttcgcagcgagcagcagagatACCGACGCCGTAGTGGCGACTGAGGTGGTAGCACCGCggcctctcttgctctcttgCACGGTGTGCCAGAGCACGTAGAGCGTGTGGTAGACAGTGGCCAGGAAGAAGTGCAACACGTATTTGGCGACAAGGGCCCGCAGCACATAGAGGATGCGTTCCAGGAAGAGGACAACGACAAACCCCAGTGCGGTGACCACAAAGATACCAGGTAGGTGGTTCTGCTGCACGGCGTGGAGAAGATTGCCTTCAGAAATGGCGGCGCCCTCTGGCACAATGGCGTAGTAGGCGCAGCCAAAGAGCACGAGTGAGAGTCCGTCGAAAAAGAGCTGCGCGGCGTAGTAAtcggcaccagcgccacagcGGTGCGCGTTCCAGCAGCGCAGATGACGCTTGCAGATTTTACACAGCTCTGCCACGCCCCGATGCGGGTCGTCATGACGTCTTTCGTGAGCGGAAGCCCCAGTGGACTCCATTGAAGTGAGGACAGC encodes:
- a CDS encoding putative mitochondrial DNA polymerase I protein A; translated protein: MDPFQRTADVTRYSFRVVPMTHRNSTAGAKPSGSACSIPGGSPSSPSARGGAPAFGNLASGLPQCETTAWRQPSFREPLESEETTRNVDKWRQFGLQMGTAVASQALPPLEQQQGQRLQPQTIVCHRPEQDTSTNSSLLYRQNTRFHSAEAQNEVQLRRQCRLNRAAALALPPHDEQSSAHASPWPLPEASSRVRAVVKSALDNDDVVVLSDDGEHHTDGENTVCQRQTVKPPPRSVSRTDIRSPAPATLSQHAPDTSDGACADVTRQLQAELAKLSEKVQHSSEAQRCGPPKRNGGGEPSLWAAKHWGGKKRRRETKTTHHNDGDEEAEAREGSERDETSAAMQGRSTSSTDARRKLTARRRDCASTDTAADVSTEKRKRKTRGHGGDDAIFHGVSNQTLQTMLTPRTLFSLASSEAGGSAMSNLQSEPAAVATISVPYVYLQDSAEGLFSDVRRALNDPDRIQAPPLFVGVLALSGNRNATTTLASVECRTNFTYYGSGAKTAKHRVSCCFSSPDPVRSHQHVELVLIRWKDDMYGLPAQTVGLTFLCRILTELPGVELITFNAQVLLVALLAYCKGTLWSYCVSDVRVMAWMAQLHMASTLPKPPSPAYALAGEGSATTVTGASDTDSSVLYDYGQLLLHVCGGKLPPNVQLEKTSPVERLSPARGSFAESTGTAVATTPAPPLTPAQRQLAHQVYYLATVYRSLYGLLGSKGLLQAFLRQEKRIAPLLALLKYNGMPVDLHEVRRYQMSCETEMARQRGLAHKLVPELGEEFNIQSHDQCRKALYEVLQLGKYLVQSESAEAVGTTGLIITKGGRLSTAEDTLRALARHHEFPACLLRYRKVSKLMQTYIEGMMSYAVVRSRSKTSPPLSRDGVGTETETSGAREGQQQLYDDDERAVAERPSLLREGVDVNDDSPFVDRRLHAGNNRHSPSGAEPRPARNQRNGEEEAYTMQADEVILPATGYATLHPNFLQEGTDTGRLSCVEPNLQNLPRNGITSTEEEGEEDLLGFRRCFVAAAGCVLLSIDYQQIELRVLAHLCGDPALVKALTSSADIHQTIAEVVFKKKPVSTEERSLAKRVVFGVLYGAGPKTLATHMGVTVDRALHITSLLTNAFPGINTYHRRVIAETRANGFVRTLSGRLRYLPDICSTVLSRRSYAERQAFNSVVQGSAADVMKMAMLAVSKEVLQRYDRSDVSLLSQIHDEMVFMVRKEHLRTVVPLLSSAMSHAMQLLVPLSVTVKFGTSLGDLQEWSVEHDLGVG